The following coding sequences lie in one Leptotrichia hongkongensis genomic window:
- a CDS encoding YfcE family phosphodiesterase — MKVLICSDSHGRLDYFQKVIDLEQPEIVIFAGDHSTDAIDMSLVYRDVLFAIVKGNTDMDDYESRETKIFDLMGKKVLLTHGHLYNVKTTLEELEKKVHLEKAEICIFGHTHKEFISEKGGVMYVNPGALQDKKYMIYYGGKKFEQKILK, encoded by the coding sequence ATGAAAGTATTAATTTGTTCTGACAGTCATGGGAGGCTTGATTATTTTCAGAAGGTAATAGATTTGGAGCAGCCGGAAATCGTAATTTTTGCAGGAGATCATAGCACAGACGCAATTGATATGTCGTTAGTCTATAGAGATGTGCTTTTTGCCATTGTAAAGGGTAATACTGATATGGATGATTATGAGTCTAGAGAAACTAAAATATTTGATTTAATGGGAAAAAAGGTGTTATTAACACATGGACATCTGTATAACGTAAAAACTACACTTGAAGAATTAGAGAAAAAAGTACATTTAGAAAAAGCCGAAATTTGTATTTTTGGACATACACACAAAGAATTTATTTCAGAAAAAGGTGGAGTAATGTATGTAAATCCAGGAGCACTGCAGGATAAAAAATATATGATTTATTATGGTGGTAAAAAATTTGAGCAAAAAATATTAAAATAA
- a CDS encoding PTS system mannose/fructose/N-acetylgalactosamine-transporter subunit IIB: MELVLTRIDSRLIHGQVATSWVKATKPEAIFAVNDDVAEDKIRKSLLLQVAPEGVKSFVIPVEKAIAVYKNPKYDKTKVMLLVTCPGDVVRLIEGGVDIKTVNVGGMTFKEGDKLISKAVAINKDDLEAFNKLRAMGVELDMRQLVTSAKEDINSKLDSISFD, encoded by the coding sequence ATGGAATTAGTTTTAACAAGAATAGACTCAAGATTAATACACGGACAGGTGGCAACTTCATGGGTAAAGGCTACAAAGCCTGAAGCAATTTTTGCGGTAAATGACGATGTGGCAGAAGATAAAATAAGAAAATCGCTTTTATTGCAAGTGGCGCCAGAAGGGGTAAAATCATTTGTAATACCTGTTGAAAAAGCAATAGCTGTTTATAAAAACCCAAAATACGATAAAACTAAAGTAATGTTACTTGTTACTTGCCCTGGGGATGTTGTCAGATTGATTGAAGGCGGAGTAGACATTAAAACTGTGAACGTTGGAGGAATGACTTTTAAAGAAGGGGATAAATTAATTTCAAAAGCCGTTGCAATTAATAAAGATGACTTGGAAGCATTTAATAAATTAAGAGCTATGGGTGTAGAGCTTGATATGAGACAATTAGTAACTTCTGCAAAAGAAGACATTAACTCTAAATTAGATTCTATCTCATTTGACTAA
- the manZ gene encoding PTS mannose transporter subunit IID — MAENIEKKLTDKDLKSMYWRSTTLLGSFNFERMQSMGFCVTMIPAIKRLYSKKEDQAAALKRHLEFFNTQPWIGSTIMGVTAAMEQEKANGVDIDDATISGIKVGLMGPLAGVGDPIFWGTLRPVLAALGASLAIAGGNLLGPFIFFFGINLARVLTRWYGLKYGYEKGTEIVGDMEGGVIQKLTQGASILGLFVMGALVSKWTSINVPLVLSKYTDQTGKEVVTTVQSILDSLLPGLLALLLTFACMYLLKRKVNAIWIIFGFFIIGILGYWLGILA; from the coding sequence ATGGCAGAAAATATAGAAAAAAAATTAACTGACAAAGATTTGAAAAGCATGTACTGGAGATCTACAACTTTACTAGGATCATTCAACTTTGAAAGAATGCAGTCAATGGGATTCTGCGTAACAATGATTCCTGCAATAAAAAGACTATATTCTAAAAAGGAAGATCAGGCAGCGGCTCTTAAAAGACATTTGGAATTTTTTAATACTCAACCATGGATAGGTTCAACTATAATGGGAGTTACAGCCGCAATGGAACAAGAAAAAGCAAATGGTGTAGATATTGACGACGCAACTATAAGCGGAATAAAAGTAGGGCTTATGGGACCACTTGCAGGAGTAGGAGATCCTATTTTCTGGGGAACTTTACGTCCGGTATTGGCAGCACTTGGAGCTTCACTTGCAATAGCTGGAGGAAATCTATTAGGACCGTTTATTTTCTTTTTTGGAATAAATTTGGCAAGAGTGCTTACTAGATGGTATGGATTAAAATATGGATACGAAAAAGGAACTGAAATTGTTGGAGATATGGAAGGTGGAGTAATCCAAAAATTGACTCAGGGAGCTTCTATATTGGGACTTTTCGTAATGGGAGCATTGGTTTCAAAATGGACTTCAATAAATGTGCCGTTGGTATTGTCTAAATACACAGATCAAACTGGAAAAGAAGTTGTAACGACAGTTCAAAGTATATTAGATTCATTATTACCTGGATTACTAGCCTTATTACTTACATTTGCATGTATGTATCTGTTAAAGAGAAAAGTAAATGCTATTTGGATAATTTTTGGATTCTTTATAATAGGAATATTAGGATACTGGTTAGGAATTTTAGCATAG
- a CDS encoding DNA cytosine methyltransferase: protein MKKKVISLFSGAGGMDLGIIKAGFEVIWANDFEKDAVETYRRNIGNHIVLGDITMISSKEIPLKKGEVDLIIGGFPCQGFSIANKNRSMEDKRNFLYKEMLRIIKDKKPKFFIAENVKGILSLHNGEVIKMILKDFEDLGYKVDVKLLNAADYGVPQQRERVIIMGNRLGLKNPYPKKTHADLFPGEENYLLFDEKLKGTNLKPYITVEQTIGFLSEIDVQNDKLNDFVKVGKRKIYNHIANTSVKDTFWGRKHEVNQADICDYLRYYRDKSEWTTKKIDNYFGYKHTAGHWFRKDNKSGSIPKPSDWWKLKKILKFDDKYDKVVTEFIEKPIKFEQSLRITNWNRVSDTITATSPEIHVNKKRRLSARECAMLQTFPDSFVFSGNLSSQYRQIGNAVPVLLAEKIGLEIIKKLDEYEKNFEKGNIKYEEQNIRKRNGRIEVDRRT from the coding sequence ATGAAAAAAAAAGTTATATCTTTATTTTCAGGTGCTGGTGGAATGGATTTAGGAATTATAAAAGCTGGATTTGAAGTTATTTGGGCTAATGATTTTGAAAAAGATGCAGTTGAAACATACAGAAGAAATATTGGAAATCATATAGTTTTAGGTGATATAACAATGATTTCAAGTAAAGAGATTCCGCTAAAAAAAGGGGAAGTTGACTTGATAATAGGAGGATTTCCATGTCAAGGTTTTTCTATCGCAAATAAAAATCGATCAATGGAAGATAAAAGAAATTTTTTGTATAAAGAAATGTTGAGAATAATAAAAGATAAAAAACCTAAATTTTTTATTGCGGAAAATGTAAAAGGTATCCTTAGCTTACATAACGGGGAAGTTATAAAAATGATTCTAAAAGATTTTGAAGATTTAGGATATAAAGTGGACGTAAAATTATTAAATGCTGCAGATTATGGTGTACCGCAACAAAGAGAAAGAGTTATTATAATGGGTAATCGACTAGGGTTAAAAAATCCTTACCCTAAAAAGACACATGCTGATTTATTTCCTGGCGAAGAGAATTATTTGTTATTCGATGAAAAATTAAAAGGAACAAATTTGAAACCATATATAACGGTAGAGCAGACAATAGGCTTTTTAAGTGAAATTGATGTTCAGAACGACAAATTAAATGACTTTGTTAAAGTTGGTAAAAGAAAAATTTATAATCATATTGCAAACACAAGTGTTAAAGATACATTTTGGGGAAGAAAACATGAAGTTAATCAAGCGGATATATGTGACTACTTGAGGTATTATCGTGACAAATCTGAATGGACAACAAAAAAAATAGATAACTACTTTGGTTACAAACATACGGCAGGACACTGGTTTAGAAAAGATAATAAATCTGGAAGTATACCAAAACCGAGTGACTGGTGGAAGTTGAAAAAAATTTTAAAGTTTGATGATAAATATGACAAAGTTGTTACAGAATTTATAGAAAAGCCCATAAAATTTGAACAATCTTTACGAATAACCAACTGGAACAGGGTTAGCGATACAATAACAGCAACGTCTCCTGAAATTCATGTCAATAAGAAAAGACGGCTATCTGCCAGAGAATGTGCAATGCTTCAAACATTTCCGGACAGTTTCGTATTTTCAGGAAATTTAAGTTCCCAATACAGACAGATAGGAAATGCTGTCCCAGTACTGCTGGCTGAAAAAATTGGTTTAGAAATAATAAAAAAATTAGATGAATATGAAAAAAATTTTGAAAAAGGAAATATTAAATATGAAGAACAAAATATCAGAAAAAGAAATGGAAGAATTGAAGTGGATAGAAGAACTTGA
- a CDS encoding PTS mannose/fructose/sorbose transporter subunit IIC, protein MNVIQLILLALVAAIAGMGSVLDERQTHRPLVACTLVGLVLGDLKTGIILGGSLEMIALGWMNVGAAMAPDAALASVISAILVIVGKQSIAEGIAVAVPIAAAGQVLTIFVRTITVFFQHKADEYAEQANFRGIEMCHLAGLALQALRVAIPAVLVGMIAGTSAVEGALNAIPEVITRGLQIAGGFIVVVGYAMVINMMEAKALMPFFFLGFVIAAFTEFNLVGLGILGLCLAILYIQLNPKYHASITLPSGGNGGTAVTEEADDELEGL, encoded by the coding sequence ATGAATGTTATTCAGTTAATTTTATTAGCGCTTGTGGCGGCTATAGCCGGAATGGGAAGTGTGCTTGATGAAAGACAGACTCACCGTCCGTTAGTAGCATGTACTTTAGTGGGGTTAGTACTGGGAGATTTAAAAACAGGAATTATATTAGGCGGGTCGCTTGAAATGATAGCACTTGGATGGATGAACGTTGGGGCGGCGATGGCGCCTGATGCAGCGTTAGCAAGTGTAATTTCAGCAATTTTAGTAATTGTAGGTAAACAGTCAATTGCAGAAGGAATAGCAGTTGCAGTACCAATTGCAGCAGCAGGACAAGTTCTTACAATTTTCGTTAGAACAATCACAGTGTTCTTTCAGCATAAAGCAGATGAATATGCAGAACAAGCTAATTTTAGAGGTATTGAAATGTGTCACTTAGCAGGACTGGCTTTGCAGGCGTTAAGAGTAGCAATTCCAGCTGTATTAGTAGGTATGATTGCCGGAACAAGTGCAGTAGAAGGAGCTTTGAACGCAATTCCTGAAGTAATTACAAGAGGGCTTCAAATTGCTGGAGGATTTATAGTAGTTGTTGGGTATGCGATGGTAATAAATATGATGGAAGCAAAAGCATTGATGCCATTCTTCTTCCTAGGATTTGTAATAGCGGCGTTTACAGAATTTAACTTGGTTGGTTTAGGAATATTAGGATTATGTCTTGCAATATTGTATATTCAATTAAATCCCAAATATCACGCATCTATTACTTTACCAAGTGGTGGAAATGGTGGAACCGCGGTTACAGAAGAAGCGGATGATGAACTGGAAGGACTATAG
- the gyrB gene encoding DNA topoisomerase (ATP-hydrolyzing) subunit B, giving the protein MDNNYGAEAITVLEGLEAVRKRPGMYIGSTSARGLHHLVWEIVDNSVDEALAGICDKITVKILEGNIIEVSDNGRGIPVGMHKTGKSTLEVVLTVLHAGGKFDNDNYKVSGGLHGVGVSVVNALSEWLEATVTRDGKIFRQTYQRGVPTSPVEEIGVADADAHGTVIRFKADDEIFETTVYDYSVLESRLKELAYLNKGLKIELADERNAENIKAEEFLFEGGIKDFLNEIIDEEKIVDDVIYMADTMQIEEAKEVETEDEDGNTVIKQRGAKFVEVEIAMNYTTSQRETVYSFVNNINTHEGGTHVSGFRTALTRTINDIAKQMNLIKDKNGTFQGTDVREGLVCVISVKIPEPQFEGQTKTKLGNSEVTGIVSNIVGSNLKFYLEDHPKAAEKIIEKMAMSKRAREAAKKARELVLRKNTLEVGSLPGKLADCSSKDPAESEIFIVEGNSAGGSAKQGRDRRFQAILPLRGKILNVEKSGVHKALENAEIRAMITAFGAGFGEEMDLKKLRYHKIVIMTDADVDGAHIRTLMLTFFYRHLRELINEGYIYIAQPPLYKIQAGKAIRYAYSDDQMKQVTRVLEGEGRKYTIQRYKGLGEMNPEQLWETTLDPEVRTLLKVSMEDASYADKMFNILMGDKVEPRRKFIEDNANYVRNLDI; this is encoded by the coding sequence ATGGATAATAATTATGGAGCAGAGGCGATTACCGTTCTGGAAGGGCTGGAAGCAGTTAGAAAGCGTCCAGGAATGTATATCGGATCAACTTCAGCACGTGGACTTCACCATCTAGTATGGGAAATTGTAGATAACAGTGTAGACGAAGCACTTGCTGGAATTTGTGATAAAATTACTGTAAAGATACTTGAAGGGAATATTATTGAGGTATCTGACAATGGACGTGGAATCCCTGTGGGAATGCATAAAACTGGGAAATCAACATTGGAAGTTGTACTTACTGTGCTTCACGCTGGAGGAAAATTTGACAATGATAATTATAAAGTGTCAGGGGGACTTCACGGAGTTGGTGTATCTGTCGTAAATGCTTTGTCAGAATGGCTTGAGGCAACTGTAACACGTGATGGAAAGATTTTTAGACAGACATATCAGCGTGGTGTGCCAACTTCGCCTGTGGAAGAAATTGGCGTGGCAGATGCTGATGCACACGGAACTGTAATTAGATTTAAGGCTGATGATGAGATATTCGAAACAACAGTTTACGATTATTCTGTACTGGAATCACGTTTAAAGGAATTGGCATATTTGAACAAAGGCTTAAAAATTGAACTGGCTGATGAGAGAAATGCTGAAAATATAAAAGCTGAAGAATTTTTATTTGAAGGTGGAATAAAGGACTTTTTAAATGAAATTATTGATGAGGAAAAAATCGTTGATGATGTGATTTATATGGCTGATACAATGCAAATTGAGGAAGCTAAGGAAGTAGAAACTGAGGATGAAGATGGAAACACGGTGATAAAACAGCGAGGTGCAAAATTTGTGGAAGTGGAAATTGCGATGAATTACACAACTTCACAAAGAGAAACAGTTTATTCATTTGTAAATAATATAAATACTCATGAAGGCGGAACTCATGTCAGCGGATTTAGAACTGCGCTTACAAGAACAATTAATGATATTGCAAAACAGATGAACTTAATCAAGGATAAAAATGGGACATTTCAAGGAACAGATGTAAGAGAAGGTCTTGTCTGTGTAATAAGTGTAAAAATACCCGAACCTCAATTTGAAGGACAGACAAAAACAAAACTTGGAAATAGTGAAGTTACAGGGATTGTATCAAATATTGTTGGAAGCAACTTGAAATTCTATCTAGAAGACCATCCAAAGGCAGCTGAAAAAATTATTGAAAAAATGGCAATGTCAAAAAGAGCAAGAGAAGCAGCGAAAAAAGCAAGAGAGCTTGTACTTAGAAAAAATACATTGGAAGTAGGATCACTGCCTGGTAAACTGGCAGACTGCTCTTCAAAAGACCCAGCTGAATCAGAAATTTTCATAGTCGAAGGAAACTCAGCAGGAGGTTCTGCAAAACAAGGAAGAGACAGAAGATTTCAGGCAATATTGCCACTTCGTGGAAAAATCTTAAACGTAGAAAAATCAGGAGTGCATAAAGCTCTGGAAAATGCAGAAATTAGAGCAATGATTACAGCTTTTGGAGCTGGATTTGGCGAAGAAATGGACTTAAAAAAACTAAGATACCATAAAATCGTAATTATGACAGATGCCGATGTTGACGGAGCTCACATTAGAACATTAATGCTAACTTTCTTCTACAGACATCTGAGAGAATTAATTAACGAAGGCTACATCTACATCGCACAGCCTCCTTTATATAAAATTCAGGCTGGAAAAGCAATCAGATACGCCTATTCAGATGATCAGATGAAACAAGTAACAAGAGTGCTGGAAGGAGAAGGAAGAAAATACACAATCCAGCGTTATAAAGGGCTAGGAGAAATGAACCCGGAACAGCTTTGGGAAACAACACTTGATCCAGAAGTAAGAACATTGTTAAAAGTATCAATGGAAGACGCTTCCTATGCCGATAAGATGTTTAATATTCTGATGGGGGATAAAGTTGAGCCAAGAAGGAAATTTATCGAGGATAATGCAAATTATGTAAGGAATTTGGATATATAA
- the pheS gene encoding phenylalanine--tRNA ligase subunit alpha produces the protein MLDKLAHLKEEVLAKLKEVENLEELNDLRVKILGKKGEFTAIMKGMADIAAEKRAEFGKVTNEIKNVLQNRFEEVNTDLKEIAKQQRLKNETIDVTLPGRKANVGSLHPLTKTVMEIKDIVSTMGFDIVDGPEVEYVKYNFDALNIPKTHPSREISDTFYIEEENVVLRTQTSGMQIRYMEDRKPPFRMISIGKVYRPDYDVSHTPMFHQMEGLMVGEDVSFANFKAILENIVKKIFGEDRKVRFRPHFFPFTEPSAEMDVECGVCKGAGCRVCKGTGWLEILGSGMVNPKVLEGVGIDPKKYQGFAFGLGLERITMLKYGIDDLRAFFENDERFLNQF, from the coding sequence ATGTTAGACAAATTGGCACACTTGAAAGAAGAAGTGTTAGCAAAACTTAAAGAGGTGGAAAATCTTGAGGAGCTGAATGACCTGAGAGTTAAGATATTGGGAAAAAAAGGGGAATTTACAGCTATTATGAAGGGAATGGCTGATATTGCGGCTGAAAAGCGGGCTGAATTTGGAAAAGTTACGAATGAAATAAAAAATGTACTGCAAAATAGATTTGAAGAAGTAAATACTGACTTAAAGGAAATTGCAAAACAGCAAAGACTGAAAAACGAAACTATAGATGTGACTTTGCCAGGAAGAAAGGCTAACGTGGGTTCGCTTCATCCGCTTACAAAGACAGTTATGGAAATAAAAGACATTGTTTCTACAATGGGATTTGACATTGTGGATGGACCAGAAGTGGAATATGTGAAATACAATTTTGATGCATTAAACATTCCAAAAACACATCCTTCACGTGAAATTTCAGATACATTTTACATCGAAGAAGAAAATGTTGTGCTAAGAACACAAACTTCTGGTATGCAAATTAGATATATGGAAGATAGAAAACCACCATTTAGAATGATTTCGATTGGGAAAGTTTACCGCCCGGACTACGATGTGTCGCATACGCCAATGTTCCATCAGATGGAAGGGCTTATGGTAGGAGAAGATGTTTCTTTTGCTAATTTTAAGGCGATTTTGGAAAATATCGTGAAAAAAATATTTGGAGAAGACAGAAAAGTAAGATTCCGTCCGCATTTTTTCCCATTCACAGAACCATCGGCTGAAATGGATGTAGAATGTGGAGTTTGTAAAGGAGCTGGATGTAGAGTTTGTAAAGGGACTGGGTGGCTTGAAATTTTAGGAAGCGGAATGGTAAATCCGAAAGTTCTGGAAGGTGTTGGAATCGATCCGAAAAAATATCAAGGTTTTGCATTCGGACTAGGGCTTGAAAGAATTACGATGCTTAAATACGGAATTGATGATTTGAGAGCGTTTTTTGAAAATGATGAGAGGTTTTTGAATCAATTTTAG
- a CDS encoding GntR family transcriptional regulator, protein MLQKKALFLVTAESEIYPLVSFAKVFKQKYNVDVDVIYIKDILKYEVFPVSIEGMGLNIGANYAFKEYRELEEKTVKKLKDKITSDISNFYSKDGETAEIVLEELKKYDLLVLVKNEKVTPVLKEILRSIFKPLIILPNIEDFRLDNLMLLDDGAYNANKTLFTFFHMFGEQKIDVLRVNVEEEDENSLTERFGDNYNLIHKKGDTFKTIMNEAQNYDLVLMGDLRYTIMVERITGKLGVRILENLQKPIFIV, encoded by the coding sequence ATGTTACAAAAAAAAGCATTATTTTTAGTTACAGCGGAAAGCGAAATATATCCATTGGTTAGTTTTGCAAAAGTATTTAAGCAAAAATATAACGTTGATGTTGATGTTATCTATATCAAGGATATATTAAAGTATGAAGTATTTCCTGTAAGTATCGAAGGAATGGGACTAAATATTGGAGCAAACTATGCCTTTAAGGAATACAGAGAACTTGAAGAAAAAACTGTAAAAAAATTAAAGGATAAAATAACATCTGATATTTCAAATTTTTACTCAAAAGATGGTGAAACAGCAGAAATTGTTTTAGAAGAACTAAAAAAATACGACTTGCTTGTACTTGTAAAAAATGAAAAAGTAACTCCAGTATTAAAGGAAATATTAAGAAGTATTTTTAAACCATTAATTATATTGCCAAACATAGAAGACTTTAGATTGGACAACTTGATGTTACTTGATGATGGCGCTTATAATGCGAACAAGACATTATTTACTTTCTTCCATATGTTTGGTGAGCAAAAAATAGATGTATTGCGTGTAAATGTTGAAGAAGAAGATGAAAATAGCTTAACAGAAAGATTTGGCGACAATTATAATCTTATTCATAAAAAAGGTGACACTTTCAAGACAATTATGAACGAAGCTCAAAATTATGACTTGGTCTTAATGGGAGATTTGCGATATACAATAATGGTAGAAAGAATTACTGGTAAACTGGGAGTTAGAATACTTGAAAATCTTCAAAAGCCAATCTTTATTGTGTAA
- the gyrA gene encoding DNA gyrase subunit A, with translation MSDDFRDDDEREEEITEIDENDDREIIVEGLPKATDLSNESNVYIEDEIKAAYLDYSMSVIVSRALPDVRDGLKPVHRRILFSMSEMGMSHKTPFKKSARIVGDVLGKYHPHGDSSVYGAMVRMAQDFNMRYELIDGHGNFGSIDGDEAAAMRYTEARMAKITEELLADINKDTIDYRKNFDESLDEPVVLPAKLPNLLLNGANGIAVGMATNIPPHNLGEVVDGIVALIDNPEISIDELITYIKGPDFPTGGIINGKQGIYDAYRTGRGKLRVAGRVEVETSKTGKESIIVTELPYQVNKARLIEKIADLVRQKKITGISDLRDETDRDGIRIVIELKKGEESELILNSLYKFTDLQNTFGVIMLALVDNAPRVLNLKQVLQKYLEHRFEVITRRTEFELKKAKNRAHILEGFKIALDNIEEVIRIIRASKDANVARTELIAKFGFSEIQAKAILDMRLQRLTGLERDKINQEYNELMLLIEELTGILSDDSKIYGIIKEEALKLKEDFGDERRTEIRNARAEISIEDLIKDEEVVVTLTEKGYVKRVAIDTYRSQKRGGIGVNATNTIEDDVVKDMYIAKTLDTLLIFTTKGKVFSIKVYEIPETGKQARGKLIGNIINLDDDEKVSTIIKVREFEKDKNLFFVTRNGVVKKSELTLFSNIMKAGKRAIRLNDEDEVMYIGLTSGTGEDEIFVATRNGIAIRFSEKDVRSMGTGATGVKGITLRDKDKIVGAAIINSEMNNDEMRILTITEEGYGKRTKLSEYRFQSRGGKGIINAKLNEKTGKIVDVKIVKENDEIMLITSEGTLIRTSVNNISVIGRSASGVRIMKVRNNEKIASVVKITEEPDLTEEEK, from the coding sequence ATGTCAGACGATTTTAGAGATGACGATGAAAGAGAAGAAGAGATAACAGAAATAGATGAGAACGATGATAGGGAAATCATTGTGGAGGGGTTGCCTAAGGCTACAGATTTATCAAATGAATCTAATGTTTATATTGAGGATGAGATAAAGGCGGCTTATTTGGATTATTCAATGAGTGTAATTGTTAGCCGTGCGTTGCCTGATGTGCGTGATGGATTAAAGCCTGTGCATAGAAGAATTTTGTTTTCCATGAGTGAAATGGGAATGAGCCATAAGACTCCGTTTAAGAAATCGGCAAGAATTGTCGGGGATGTATTGGGGAAATACCATCCGCATGGAGATTCATCAGTTTATGGTGCAATGGTTAGAATGGCACAGGACTTTAATATGAGATACGAACTTATCGACGGACATGGAAACTTTGGTTCGATTGATGGGGATGAAGCGGCGGCAATGCGGTATACAGAAGCTAGAATGGCTAAAATTACTGAAGAGCTGCTTGCGGATATTAACAAGGATACAATAGACTATCGTAAAAACTTTGATGAAAGTTTGGACGAGCCAGTTGTATTGCCTGCTAAACTTCCCAATTTACTACTAAATGGAGCAAATGGTATTGCTGTCGGAATGGCTACAAATATTCCACCACATAATCTAGGAGAGGTCGTTGATGGAATTGTCGCATTGATTGATAATCCTGAAATTTCGATTGATGAACTGATTACGTATATAAAAGGTCCAGATTTTCCAACTGGAGGTATAATTAACGGAAAACAGGGGATTTATGATGCGTATAGAACTGGACGTGGAAAACTTCGAGTTGCAGGACGTGTGGAAGTTGAAACTTCAAAAACTGGAAAAGAGTCGATTATTGTTACAGAATTACCGTATCAGGTAAATAAAGCCAGACTTATTGAAAAAATTGCAGATTTGGTAAGACAGAAGAAAATTACTGGAATATCTGATTTGCGGGATGAAACTGACAGAGATGGTATCAGAATTGTAATTGAGCTGAAAAAAGGTGAGGAAAGTGAATTAATTCTGAACAGCCTTTATAAATTTACTGATTTACAAAATACATTTGGTGTAATTATGCTTGCACTTGTGGATAATGCACCAAGAGTGTTGAATTTGAAGCAGGTTCTTCAGAAATATCTGGAACATAGATTTGAAGTAATTACAAGAAGAACTGAATTTGAGTTGAAAAAGGCTAAAAATAGGGCTCATATTTTGGAAGGATTCAAAATTGCACTTGATAATATTGAGGAAGTAATTAGAATTATACGTGCTTCAAAGGATGCAAATGTTGCACGGACTGAATTAATTGCAAAATTTGGATTTTCAGAAATTCAGGCAAAAGCAATTCTGGATATGAGATTGCAAAGGCTTACTGGACTTGAAAGAGATAAAATTAATCAGGAATATAACGAACTTATGCTATTAATTGAAGAATTAACTGGAATTTTATCTGACGATTCAAAAATATATGGTATAATTAAAGAGGAGGCACTTAAATTAAAAGAAGATTTTGGTGATGAACGTAGAACTGAAATCAGAAATGCAAGAGCCGAAATCAGCATAGAAGACTTAATTAAGGACGAAGAAGTTGTTGTAACACTTACAGAAAAAGGTTACGTAAAACGTGTGGCAATTGACACTTACCGTTCACAAAAACGTGGTGGAATCGGAGTAAATGCTACAAATACAATAGAAGACGATGTTGTAAAAGATATGTACATAGCCAAAACTCTTGATACATTGCTTATTTTCACAACGAAAGGAAAAGTATTCAGCATAAAAGTTTATGAAATTCCTGAAACTGGAAAACAAGCACGTGGAAAACTGATTGGAAACATTATAAATCTGGATGATGATGAAAAAGTCAGCACAATAATAAAAGTTCGTGAATTTGAAAAGGATAAGAATTTATTCTTCGTAACACGAAATGGAGTCGTTAAAAAATCTGAATTGACATTGTTTAGTAATATTATGAAAGCTGGAAAACGAGCGATTAGATTAAATGATGAAGATGAAGTGATGTATATCGGGCTTACAAGCGGAACTGGCGAAGATGAAATCTTTGTTGCTACGAGAAACGGTATTGCCATAAGATTCTCTGAAAAAGATGTAAGAAGTATGGGAACTGGGGCAACCGGAGTAAAAGGTATTACTCTTCGAGATAAGGACAAAATTGTAGGTGCTGCAATTATTAATTCAGAAATGAATAATGATGAAATGAGAATTCTTACAATAACTGAGGAAGGATATGGAAAACGTACAAAACTTTCTGAATATAGATTCCAGTCAAGAGGTGGAAAAGGAATTATCAATGCAAAACTGAATGAAAAAACTGGAAAAATTGTAGATGTGAAAATTGTCAAGGAAAATGATGAAATTATGCTTATTACTTCAGAAGGTACACTAATTAGAACAAGCGTAAATAATATATCTGTAATAGGACGTTCAGCTTCAGGTGTGCGAATAATGAAAGTTAGAAATAATGAAAAAATAGCTTCTGTAGTAAAAATTACAGAAGAGCCTGATTTAACCGAAGAAGAAAAATAA
- a CDS encoding PTS sugar transporter subunit IIA, producing the protein MINLIVATHGKMSEETVNLTKMVLGESEQLDFVTFVPGEGPEDLIEKYNNIISKYDAEGTLFLVDLFGGSPYNAACRVVAETKNTDVITGVNVPMLLEVLDAREETSDVSELVQVAKNSGINGIKIFSELFSADVADDDDDSDELDL; encoded by the coding sequence ATGATTAACTTAATTGTTGCAACACATGGAAAAATGTCAGAAGAAACTGTTAATCTGACAAAGATGGTTCTAGGAGAAAGCGAACAGCTTGATTTTGTAACATTTGTGCCAGGCGAAGGTCCTGAAGATCTGATTGAAAAATATAATAATATTATTTCAAAATACGATGCCGAAGGAACATTATTTTTAGTAGATCTGTTTGGTGGAAGTCCTTATAATGCAGCCTGCAGAGTTGTTGCCGAAACGAAGAACACCGATGTAATAACAGGTGTTAATGTTCCAATGCTATTGGAAGTTTTAGATGCAAGAGAAGAAACAAGCGATGTTTCTGAATTAGTTCAAGTGGCAAAAAATTCAGGAATCAATGGAATTAAAATTTTTAGTGAATTATTTAGCGCAGATGTTGCTGATGACGATGATGATTCAGATGAACTGGATTTATAA